In Propionimicrobium sp. PCR01-08-3, one DNA window encodes the following:
- a CDS encoding polysaccharide biosynthesis C-terminal domain-containing protein, translating to MASRKYLLISVANYAALGFGLGNSLVLAGLLSEDAFGTYRYVLAVLNMVASVANFGAFYSASRILVACEPSDRPAVYSTTVGMMLVASFLVSIGLIGAYFVIGSFFDRSEPVLLAVAALSWTVLLQRTFQYMLRGSGRIADIAVQTVLPPVTMFVCYAALYWRGSESIGYLWALVIYGGAFCVTHVATSVRLRVRPLPDWHAHLTQLLQEQRKTGLPVYWGSLASVGASEAVVVVAGALSDPSEFGSYSLALSFAGPLVMIPSAMGTVRFVEGASQRRISASDLRFTVVLSFLVMVVFSAGMRYVFPVVYGGRYQATTAYAIVMAVGFLLHGFGDYLNQFLLSHGRGRELKYAAFVAGGVQVLFAVVLMPAFGIWGLVASRVLSSASYAVFLIWRYRHELGKN from the coding sequence TTGGCTTCGCGAAAGTATCTCCTGATCTCGGTTGCGAATTACGCAGCTCTGGGCTTCGGGCTCGGAAACAGCCTCGTACTGGCGGGGCTACTTTCCGAAGATGCGTTCGGCACATACAGATATGTTCTCGCTGTCCTGAACATGGTTGCGTCCGTTGCGAACTTCGGGGCCTTCTATTCAGCATCAAGGATACTGGTAGCGTGTGAACCCTCCGATCGCCCAGCCGTCTACTCGACAACTGTGGGTATGATGCTGGTCGCGTCCTTTCTGGTGTCGATAGGACTGATTGGCGCTTACTTCGTGATCGGTTCCTTTTTTGATCGTTCTGAGCCAGTCCTGCTGGCGGTTGCAGCACTGAGCTGGACGGTCCTTCTCCAGCGCACCTTTCAGTACATGTTGCGGGGATCAGGCCGGATCGCGGATATCGCTGTGCAAACGGTTCTCCCTCCTGTGACGATGTTTGTGTGCTATGCGGCTTTGTACTGGAGGGGGAGCGAGTCAATTGGATACCTGTGGGCGCTAGTCATCTACGGAGGGGCGTTCTGTGTGACGCACGTCGCGACGTCTGTACGACTTCGCGTCCGCCCCTTACCCGATTGGCACGCGCACCTGACCCAACTCCTCCAGGAGCAACGGAAGACCGGCCTGCCCGTGTACTGGGGGTCGCTGGCTTCGGTCGGTGCTTCGGAGGCGGTGGTCGTTGTAGCAGGTGCACTTTCCGACCCCTCTGAGTTCGGCTCCTATTCGCTTGCGTTGTCATTTGCGGGGCCTTTGGTAATGATCCCTTCCGCCATGGGTACCGTTAGGTTTGTGGAGGGCGCTAGCCAGCGGAGAATATCTGCGTCAGACCTGCGCTTTACTGTCGTACTTAGTTTCCTTGTTATGGTGGTCTTCTCGGCAGGAATGAGATACGTATTCCCTGTTGTGTACGGAGGTCGATACCAGGCGACGACAGCTTATGCGATTGTAATGGCAGTTGGTTTTCTGTTGCACGGGTTCGGGGACTATTTGAATCAGTTTCTGTTGTCTCATGGTCGTGGTCGGGAGCTGAAATACGCCGCGTTTGTCGCAGGCGGCGTTCAGGTGCTGTTTGCCGTGGTATTGATGCCCGCCTTCGGGATTTGGGGTCTGGTGGCGTCCCGGGTGTTGTCTAGCGCAAGTTACGCCGTTTTCCTAATATGGAGATATCGACACGAGTTAGGCAAGAACTAG
- the wecB gene encoding UDP-N-acetylglucosamine 2-epimerase (non-hydrolyzing), which translates to MTKIMTVVGTRPEIIRLSEVIKRLDATVDHVLVHTGQNYDYELNEVFFKDLGLRKPDHFLNVDTSSLGAVLGGVLSGVEKVLIAERPDAVVVLGDTNSCIAALMARRMRIPVYHMEAGNRCFDQNVPEETNRRMVDHISDFNLVYTEHARRNLLREGIHPRTILLTGSPMFEVLQAQRAAIDASTVVADLGLESGKFFLVSAHREENVDSPERLHALLDCLTAVVEQFGLPVLVSTHPRTRKRLEALGREIPGVTFHKPLGFHDYNKLQLESFCVLSDSGTIAEESTMLGFHAVTLRDSIERPEALDAGTTMMTGLDPENVVEGVRYVTSQPLSQTHLPQEYFIPDCSHRAVSFILGTHRRYEQWGGLRNQR; encoded by the coding sequence ATGACGAAGATCATGACGGTGGTCGGCACCCGGCCCGAGATCATCCGCCTATCCGAAGTGATCAAGCGCCTCGACGCCACTGTCGATCACGTGTTGGTGCACACCGGGCAGAACTACGACTACGAGCTCAACGAGGTCTTCTTCAAAGATCTGGGCCTGCGCAAACCCGACCACTTTCTCAACGTTGACACCAGCAGTCTCGGAGCGGTGCTCGGTGGTGTGCTCAGCGGAGTGGAGAAAGTGCTCATCGCCGAAAGGCCGGACGCCGTAGTCGTGCTGGGCGACACCAATAGCTGCATCGCAGCACTGATGGCTCGCCGTATGCGGATTCCCGTCTACCACATGGAGGCCGGCAACCGCTGCTTCGACCAGAACGTGCCCGAAGAGACCAACCGGCGCATGGTCGATCACATTTCCGATTTCAACCTCGTCTACACCGAGCACGCCCGGCGCAATCTACTGCGCGAAGGCATTCACCCCAGGACGATCCTGCTCACCGGGTCCCCGATGTTCGAGGTGCTCCAGGCACAGCGTGCCGCGATCGATGCCTCAACCGTGGTCGCAGATCTCGGCCTGGAATCGGGCAAGTTCTTCCTGGTCAGTGCGCATCGCGAAGAGAACGTGGACAGTCCTGAGCGGCTGCACGCGTTGTTGGACTGCCTCACCGCCGTCGTCGAGCAATTCGGCCTGCCAGTGCTGGTATCCACGCATCCTCGCACCCGCAAGCGTCTCGAGGCACTTGGACGCGAGATCCCCGGCGTCACCTTCCACAAACCACTTGGCTTTCACGATTACAACAAGCTGCAGCTCGAATCATTCTGCGTGCTGTCAGATTCCGGCACCATCGCCGAGGAATCAACCATGCTTGGCTTCCACGCAGTCACATTGCGGGATTCCATCGAACGCCCCGAAGCCCTGGATGCCGGCACCACCATGATGACCGGGCTCGATCCCGAAAACGTAGTTGAAGGTGTCCGATACGTCACCTCGCAGCCACTTTCGCAGACGCATTTGCCACAGGAATACTTCATTCCGGATTGCAGTCATCGCGCAGTTTCGTTCATTCTCGGGACGCATCGCCGCTATGAACAGTGGGGAGGATTGCGGAACCAACGATAA